A section of the Kluyveromyces lactis strain NRRL Y-1140 chromosome F complete sequence genome encodes:
- a CDS encoding regucalcin (similar to uniprot|P38235 Saccharomyces cerevisiae YBR053C Hypothetical ORF) produces MTEVTETVHKNGPYYFDSKIRLSEGISYAAESKALFWIDIYNAYIHRVTDIDDISTHTVWHASVDNYEGLYPFTTDLPERIGAIFPIDRADGVEEVYFGAKYGIARMNYTTLRWQYLVHYSDSGLQKDWTGLRSNDGNVSPDGEIFIGIMNDFHCTVDSEDPKGALLKVNLRENICELVIDKLMIPNAINWSQDGTTVYFTDSLNFSIYKYPYQDKNLIVEDKALFIDIKKFNSQFDSPEPDGSFIDPDTHNIITAVWSTSTVQRYDTKGDLIHKWTFPETNRISACTLAQGHMFVTTANEIIEDNASPEGLGGSIFKVENVSTYMGSSKRNPITAEH; encoded by the coding sequence ATGACCGAAGTAACGGAAACTGTTCATAAGAATGGACCATACTATTTCGATAGTAAGATCAGACTATCAGAGGGTATCAGCTATGCAGCTGAATCCAAGGCGCTCTTCTGGATTGATATCTACAATGCCTACATCCATAGAGTGACTGATATTGACGATATTTCAACTCATACTGTATGGCATGCATCAGTTGATAACTATGAGGGCTTGTACCCATTTACTACTGATCTACCAGAACGTATTGGAGCTATTTTCCCAATTGATAGAGCAGATGGTGTTGAAGAGGTTTATTTCGGTGCTAAATATGGGATTGCCAGAATGAATTACACCACTTTGAGATGGCAATACTTGGTTCACTATAGTGACAGCGGATTGCAGAAGGATTGGACAGGTTTACGATCCAACGATGGGAACGTCTCTCCAGATGGAGAAATATTCATCGGTATTATGAACGATTTCCATTGTACTGTTGATTCAGAGGACCCAAAGGGCGCACTACTAAAAGTGAACCTCCGTGAAAACATATGTGAGTTGGTAATAGATAAATTGATGATTCCCAATGCAATCAATTGGAGCCAGGATGGTACAACGGTATATTTCACTGATTCTCTAAACTTCTCGATTTACAAGTATCCGTACCAAGACAAAAATCTCATCGTGGAGGACAAGGCATTATTCATTGATATTAAGAAGTTCAATTCCCAATTCGATTCACCTGAACCTGACGGCAGTTTCATCGATCCCGATACGCACAATATCATCACAGCGGTATGGTCTACGAGTACGGTGCAAAGGTACGATACCAAAGGAGATCTAATCCACAAATGGACGTTCCCAGAGACCAATCGAATCTCTGCATGTACCTTGGCCCAAGGTCACATGTTTGTTACCACAGCAAACgaaatcattgaagataaCGCAAGTCCAGAGGGCCTTGGTGGATCCATCTTTAAAGTAGAGAATGTCTCGACTTATATGGGGTCCTCAAAGAGGAACCCGATTACGGCAGAGCATTAG
- a CDS encoding agmatinase (conserved hypothetical protein) gives MIANNIAYITALFSYLLIAHSHFVPATNQKSSSFQIENDAPVDVELLQQDSLMYQLYGDLLQSRNGEESEVAAARPLIKVHPEETDEEFRGMCSFYNDHENEYPEDDFEDDLLQFTGIVSFAHTPIAQCFRNTSLEMDIAIVGAPFDTSVSYRPGARFGPNGIRQGSRRLGNGISPVRGFPGSKLRKLDPYHSGYKIVDCGDIPMTPFDNKLALNQLYRGQRALHNHSSLVHKEQPPKLITLGGDHTITLMALRSAYEHYGKVSVIHFDSHLDTWDPKVLGGNISKRAGLNHGTFLHFAHENGYLQDDKNIHVGIRAPYIAPGFYDEDHDYECGFEKIVARDLDIISLKEVVSAIKKRVGDGPVYISVDIDVVDLASAPGTGTPETGGLTSRELLTILDGLEGLNIIGADIVEVLPAFDTNGDITTIIAAQVVDSILGLMTVDSVEN, from the coding sequence ATGATCGCTAATAATATAGCGTATATTACTGCGCTATTTAGTTACTTGCTAATTGCCCATTCGCATTTCGTTCCTGCAACTAATCAAAAGTCATCTTCATTCCAAATAGAAAACGATGCACCAGTTGACGTAGAATTGTTGCAACAGGACTCACTTATGTATCAGCTATATGGAGATTTGTTACAGTCTCGTAATGGAGAAGAAAGTGAAGTTGCTGCTGCCCGGCCTTTGATCAAAGTTCATCCAGAAGAGACGGATGAGGAATTTAGGGGAATGTGTTCGTTCTACAACGATCACGAGAATGAATATCCAGAAGACGATTTTGAGGACGATTTACTTCAGTTCACTGGTATTGTTTCCTTTGCACACACCCCTATTGCCCAATGTTTCAGAAACACTTCGTTGGAGATGGATATCGCTATTGTTGGTGCCCCATTTGATACCAGCGTGTCTTATAGACCAGGCGCTAGATTTGGCCCTAACGGAATAAGACAAGGCTCCAGAAGATTAGGAAACGGTATTTCTCCTGTTAGAGGTTTCCCGGGATCGAAGTTACGTAAACTAGATCCTTACCACTCTGGATATAAGATCGTTGACTGTGGGGATATCCCAATGACTCCATTTGACAACAAACTAGCTCTTAATCAATTGTACAGGGGACAAAGAGCGTTGCACAACCACTCATCATTAGTTCATAAAGAGCAGCCACCAAAATTAATCACCTTGGGTGGGGACCATACGATTACACTTATGGCTCTGCGTTCTGCTTATGAACATTACGGCAAGGTTTCTGTCATCCATTTTGATTCTCATTTGGATACTTGGGATCCAAAAGTTTTAGGAGGTAATATATCCAAGCGTGCTGGTCTTAACCACGGAACATTCCTGCACTTCGCTCATGAAAATGGCTATCTCCAAGATGATAAAAATATTCATGTTGGGATTAGAGCCCCTTACATTGCACCTGGATTCTATGATGAAGATCATGATTACGAATGTGGATTCGAAAAGATTGTCGCCAGAGATTTGGACATAATCAGCTTGAAAGAGGTGGTGTCTGCCATAAAAAAACGTGTAGGGGATGGACCAGTGTatatttctgttgatattgatgtGGTTGATTTAGCTTCTGCTCCAGGAACTGGTACACCAGAAACCGGTGGGTTAACTTCAAGGGAATTGCTCACAATCCTTGACGGATTGGAAGGACTCAATATTATTGGTGCCGATATTGTCGAAGTGCTTCCTGCTTTTGATACGAACGGCGATATTACAACAATTATTGCTGCCCAAGTAGTAGACTCTATTTTGGGATTAATGACCGTGGATTCGGTCGAAAATTAA
- a CDS encoding MATE family efflux transporter (some similarities with uniprot|Q05497 Saccharomyces cerevisiae YDR338C Hypothetical ORF): protein MVPGEDSSLIAHRGGDSGYNTVESLKKDGETSLEYEFWYMTKTSIPLIITFLLQCSLSSSALVFAGRVGTLEVGGISIGNVTFAVTSAIFIGIATCLDTVCPQAYGAGKYNMVGLYFQRGVAISFLFAVPVIAFWYNSEYVLSFLVEDADVVHIAAVYLRIMILSLPGYIIFECGKKYLQAQGDFVTGQNILFVCAPLNILLNYLFVLKYKFGYIGSPISMVLSYTLMGLTIVAYICRQIYFGNSSCWHPITGNFSAIFKNWGPLIALALPGLIMIEAEFFAFEIITVLSAKFGTEVLAAQSIVATLQTFFFQLPFSCSVAASNRIAYHIGSGITENCKTATKATMFGVGPAAGIINFTVLYFGRYKLCSLFNADPVLVNKAAGLLCVVALNQIYDCFNVMAAGVLRAQGRQRIGGYLNIMAYYLVGLEVGILLAFKFKMEVLGFWIGIGVGVLFLAIGENYFVYISNWRNIISKSQDLRHEA, encoded by the coding sequence ATGGTACCAGGTGAAGACTCTTCATTAATTGCCCATAGAGGAGGCGATAGCGGATACAATACAGTGGAATCCTTGAAAAAGGATGGGGAAACGAGCTTAGAGTATGAGTTCTGGTATATGACTAAGACCTCCATCCCATTAATCATTACGTTTCTCTTGCAATGTTCATTATCGTCCTCAGCTTTGGTTTTCGCTGGAAGGGTTGGGACTTTAGAAGTTGGAGGGATTTCGATCGGAAATGTCACTTTCGCGGTCACTTCGGCTATATTTATCGGTATTGCAACATGTTTGGATACGGTTTGTCCTCAAGCGTATGGTGCAGGTAAGTACAACATGGTGGGACTGTATTTCCAAAGAGGTGTTGCCATTTCTTTCCTATTTGCCGTTCCGGTAATTGCATTTTGGTATAATTCAGAGTACGTTTTATCGTTTCTAGTGGAGGACGCTGACGTTGTCCATATCGCCGCTGTTTATTTGCGTATCATGATTCTTAGTCTTCCCGGCTATATCATATTCGAATGTGGTAAGAAGTACTTACAAGCTCAGGGAGATTTCGTAACTGGACAAAACATTCTGTTTGTCTGTGCACCATTGAACATATTGTTGAATTATTTATTTGTTCTAAAGTACAAATTTGGCTACATCGGATCTCCAATTTCTATGGTGCTGTCTTATACTCTTATGGGGCTCACAATTGTTGCATACATCTGTCGTCAAATATATTTTGGTAATTCTTCCTGCTGGCATCCGATAACTGGGAATTTCTCGGCaattttcaagaattggGGTCCCCTTATTGCTTTAGCGCTACCAGGTTTGATCATGATCGAAGCTGAGTTTTTTGCTTTCGAGATCATCACTGTTTTAAGCGCGAAATTCGGAACGGAAGTCTTAGCTGCACAAAGTATTGTAGCGACCTTACAAAcgtttttcttccaattaCCCTTCAGCTGCAGTGTGGCTGCTTCCAATAGAATTGCCTATCACATTGGTTCTGGAATCACGGAAAACTGCAAGACAGCGACGAAAGCAACTATGTTTGGGGTTGGTCCTGCTGCAGGAATAATAAATTTCACAGTGTTGTACTTCGGTCGTTACAAGTTatgttctttgtttaaTGCGGACCCGGTTTTGGTAAATAAAGCTGCAGGATTACTCTGTGTCGTCGCATTAAATCAAATATATGATTGCTTCAATGTCATGGCTGCAGGTGTCTTGAGAGCTCAGGGAAGACAACGAATCGGTGGGTATTTAAACATAATGGCGTACTATCTAGTTGGGCTTGAAGTCGGTATTTTATTAGCgttcaaattcaaaatggAAGTGCTCGGGTTCTGGATAGGTATCGGGGTAGGTGTCCTCTTCCTAGCTATTGGCGAGAACTATTTCGTTTACATATCAAACTGGAGAAATATTATTAGCAAATCGCAAGACCTACGCCATGAAGCGTGA
- the LYS14 gene encoding Lys14p (similar to uniprot|P40971 Saccharomyces cerevisiae YDR034C LYS14 Transcriptional activator involved in regulation of genes of the lysine biosynthesis pathway requires 2-aminoadipate semialdehyde as co-inducer) yields MSFGKGRNESLDCLTPASYVSQGAAPEAPAPTQSVRASQPPLFPASSRHILSPSTLLAHPSPHSVPSTATLLGLSSEHVITSPQSVQLKNTPTSIGPSPRDVLVTNLSPISDILQGDRSSMSPASGISSVDASGATPSTDADGKIVKRKYSRNGCLECKKRRMKCDEGKPTCWQCARLNRKCVYILNPKNKKRKPRKPKSAGACATCTEDGDEKGKVKNDATMKSETNFSLNSHVNDSLVNSGLPNLIPAGSINAMDANLLIQNLNDIVSMKLNDSLVSDELKDLEFNDLDLPDLNFPMLNTASEFSSVPISFLVDNTITFNTSLESFKLGGLHDKYLRTFYHDCLDSITPFFQDQNNPLRDILLSFGRNEPYLLSAILAVGASIVHRKSNKMEDEKAYCGYLSHCLQLLGDQFKNETNVINKLEPIILTVILLTWDCIYTMNSQWRSHLKGITELFKKINSGNSSKVLNVAKCWFKVMETFASISTVLGGALVEETDLDAIFDPYDFQYVESLKSLNITTSLNEFNLLRGHNEEFDLVIKEVFKSLNLIRSLEKTSMDGNKGGMINKNIDYLLFFDSHSEAYMNKLSYFKIQKIIVEIDKQLEYQFIDKSGVIPADNQSHPSNSKILDHAIDLVTLKNGDVIAISWYDISHQTQVLSFLLIVLLKLLGIPKESIAVQQVVKRIMSLFRFLDSDQPPVNLRTCYSNFAVLIAGLNAIEEETKYLVRKYYEVNGSRFRRLTEHNLNRLEKVWSGNAGKFNLEDQDVLTW; encoded by the coding sequence ATGTCGTTCGGCAAGGGACGCAATGAGAGTTTGGATTGTCTCACTCCAGCATCGTATGTGTCTCAAGGTGCGGCACCTGAGGCACCAGCACCGACCCAAAGTGTCAGGGCAAGCCAGCCGCCACTATTCCCAGCTAGTAGCAGACATATTCTGTCTCCTTCGACGTTACTAGCGCATCCAAGTCCGCATTCAGTGCCCAGTACTGCTACTCTGCTTGGACTTTCCTCTGAACACGTAATCACTAGTCCTCAGTCGGTTcagttgaaaaatacacCTACTTCTATCGGACCAAGTCCAAGAGATGTGCTAGTTACCAATCTATCGCCGATCTCTGATATTTTACAAGGTGATCGTTCATCTATGTCACCTGCATCTGGAATCTCTTCCGTAGATGCATCGGGTGCAACACCCTCGACAGATGCAGATGGGAAAATCGTCAAGCGTAAGTATTCTAGAAATGGTTGTTTGGAGTGTAAGAAAAGACGGATGAAATGTGACGAGGGCAAACCGACCTGTTGGCAATGTGCCAGGTTGAATAGAAAGTGTGTGTATATATTGAATCCAAAGAATAAGAAACGGAAACCCAGAAAACCCAAGTCTGCAGGGGCATGCGCTACATGTACTGAAGATGGTGATGAGAAGGGAAAGGTTAAGAATGATGCAACGATGAAGAGTGAAACAAATTTCTCACTGAATAGCCATGTTAATGATTCTTTGGTAAATTCAGGATTGCCAAACCTCATACCTGCAGGTAGCATTAACGCTATGGATGccaatcttttgattcaGAATCTCAACGACATTGTTAGTATGAAGTTGAATGACTCTTTGGTTAGCGATGAATTAAAGGATCTTGAGTTTAACGACTTAGATCTGCCAGATCTGAACTTTCCAATGCTTAACACTGCTTCGGAGTTTTCATCAGTTCCAATCTCCTTTTTGGTCGATAATACAATCACTTTCAACACATCTCTAGAATCATTCAAGCTAGGTGGTCTGCATGATAAATATCTGCGAACCTTTTACCATGACTGTTTGGATTCCATCACacctttctttcaagaCCAAAATAATCCACTTAGAGATATATTACTGTCATTCGGCAGGAACGAACCATATCTTCTCTCGGCGATTTTAGCTGTGGGCGCCTCTATTGTTCATCGtaaatcaaacaaaatggAGGATGAAAAGGCGTATTGCGGCTATTTATCACATTGTTTGCAACTCCTCGGAGATCAGTTTAAAAATGAAACCAACGTCATTAATAAGCTTGAGCCTATTATCCTAACTGTCATTTTATTAACTTGGGATTGTATCTATACAATGAACTCCCAATGGAGGTCCCATTTGAAAGGTATCACTGAacttttcaagaagatcaatTCAGGAAACTCATCAAAAGTGCTAAATGTCGCGAAATGTTGGTTTAAGGTTATGGAGACTTTTGCAAGTATTAGTACCGTGCTAGGTGGTGCACTTGTTGAGGAAACAGACTTGGACGCGATTTTTGATCCATACGATTTCCAGTATGTCGAGTCGTTGAAGTCTCTAAATATCACAACCTCGTTGAATGAGTTCAATCTTTTACGGGGTCACAACGAAGAGTTTGATCTTGTTATCAAAGAGGtcttcaaaagtttgaaCTTGATTAGGTCTTTGGAGAAGACAAGCATGGACGGGAATAAAGGTGGAATGATCAATAAAAACATAGACTATTTACTCTTCTTTGACTCTCACTCTGAAGCCTATATGAACAAGCTCTCTTATTTCAAGATACAGAAAATCATCGTGGAAATTGATAAGCAGCttgaatatcaattcaTTGACAAATCCGGTGTAATACCTGCAGATAATCAATCACATCCTTCTAACAGCAAAATACTAGATCATGCAATAGATCTTGTTACTCTAAAAAATGGAGATGTCATTGCGATAAGCTGGTATGATATTTCTCATCAAACTCAAGTTCTATCTTTCTTATTGATTGTTTTACTAAAACTACTTGGTATTCCAAAAGAGTCCATTGCTGTACAGCAAGTTGTTAAGCGTATCATGTCCTTATTCCGATTTTTGGATAGTGATCAACCACCAGTTAATCTAAGGACCTGTTATTCTAACTTTGCAGTGCTTATTGCCGGGCTAAATGCGATCgaggaagaaacaaagtATTTGGTACGAAAATACTACGAAGTTAACGGATCAAGGTTTAGAAGATTGACGGAACACAACTTGAACAGATTAGAAAAGGTATGGAGCGGTAATGCAGGAAAGTTCAATCTTGAGGATCAAGACGTTTTGACATGGTAA
- a CDS encoding uncharacterized protein (conserved hypothetical protein): MIEMSSFGSKPEGSESGKTFYNYEVDKTMIKTPSVKNHDVEDGEFEQYGDDTSLSYRDAFEESDEEGHQIKYKTSSWQHITGLMLSEYIILAMMSFPWSYSVLGLIPGLILTVFVAGVVLYTSFIILDYCEKFPHLKNACDIGQHLFWGSNFAWYATAVCYVANNTLIQGVHVLVGGKYLNTITNHSTCTVAFGVITAIISFVFSIPRTFASMSKVAYFSAITMFISVILAIIFVGIQDHPVGYDGTHLTFSLWPQKGTSYVDAMGAFLNIVYVFAAQVTYPQFISEMKRPRDFKKVFLLVTAIEVVIYSITGAVMYYYIGNEYMTTPAYGSLTRKYKIIAYSFAVPTIIFVGSLYSNITTRFIFFKVFKNSEHMHSHTTIGWLSWIGIIVLTWIVAFIVAEVIPFFSDLLSLMCSLFACWFGFVFWGMAYLRVKQTKYEKTNPYPCLDKGEKIRFYIAGFLILFGVYVLGPGLYATVQSIIYNFQANAYGTVFSCADNSI; the protein is encoded by the coding sequence ATGATCGAGATGAGTTCATTTGGAAGTAAGCCTGAGGGCTCTGAGAGTGGGAAGACCTTTTACAATTATGAGGTGGATAAGACGATGATCAAGACACCCAGCGTCAAGAATCACGATGTGGAAGATGGTGAATTTGAACAGTACGGTGATGATACTAGCCTATCTTACCGTGATgcttttgaagaaagcgATGAAGAAGGTCATCAGATTAAATACAAGACTAGTTCATGGCAGCATATTACAGGTCTAATGTTATCAGAATACATCATCTTAGCCATGATGTCTTTCCCATGGTCCTATTCAGTATTAGGTTTAATACCGGGTCTTATTTTAACGGTGTTTGTTGCTGGTGTTGTGTTATACACCAGTTTTATCATTTTAGACTACTGCGAAAAGTTCCCTCATCTTAAAAATGCGTGTGACATCGGACAGCATTTATTTTGGGGAAGTAATTTTGCATGGTATGCAACTGCTGTTTGTTACGTTGCCAACAATACCCTTATCCAGGGTGTGCATGTCTTAGTCGGTGGTAAGTACCTTAATACCATCACAAATCACTCTACCTGTACTGTTGCATTTGGTGTCATTACCGCaatcatttcttttgtGTTTTCTATCCCAAGAACCTTCGCCTCTATGTCTAAAGTTGCATACTTCTCAGCTATTACCATGTTCATTTCGGTAATACTGGCTATCATCTTTGTAGGAATCCAGGATCACCCGGTTGGTTATGATGGTACTCATTTGACATTCAGTTTATGGCCACAGAAGGGCACAAGTTATGTAGATGCAATGGGTGCATTTTTGAACATTGTGTACGTTTTCGCTGCTCAAGTCACTTATCCACAGTTCATCtcagaaatgaaaagacCGAGGGATTTCAAGAAGGTGTTCTTGCTTGTCACTGCAATCGAAGTTGTCATCTATTCAATAACAGGTGCTGTAATGTACTATTATATCGGTAATGAATACATGACCACCCCTGCATATGGGTCCTTAACGAGAAAATACAAGATTATAGCATACTCTTTTGCAGTGCCTACCATCATTTTCGTGGGGTCTCTCTATTCTAACATAACAACCagattcattttcttcaaggtcttcaaaaattcagaACACATGCACTCTCATACCACTATCGGGTGGTTAAGTTGGATCGGAATAATCGTGTTAACTTGGATAGTTGCCTTTATTGTTGCAGAAGTGATTCCTTTCTTCTCAGATCTATTATCTTTGATGTGTTCCTTGTTCGCCTGCTGGTTCGGATTTGTATTCTGGGGTATGGCATACCTAAGGGTAAAGCAAACTAAATATGAAAAGACTAATCCTTATCCATGTTTGGATAAAGGAGAAAAAATTCGTTTCTACATAGCGGGATTCCTTATACTTTTCGGAGTCTACGTTCTGGGACCAGGCCTATACGCTACCGTTCAAAGTATCATTTACAATTTCCAGGCGAATGCTTATGGTACGGTCTTCAGTTGTGCTGACAACAGTATTTGA
- the PRP6 gene encoding U4/U6-U5 snRNP complex subunit PRP6 (similar to uniprot|P19735 Saccharomyces cerevisiae YBR055C PRP6 Splicing factor component of the U4/U6-U5 snRNP complex), which yields METPSFLKQSPPPGYIAGIGRGAVGFSTRGSKDDKRVPARLNRYGRDAPDTSVTKNPNRYRSAVSNESSEKQVKDEDEQEMRVYEKIEQRLKNKKIIDNETSLKTKPDDEPDKLSSKFVDLKRNLATLSEQDWLDIPDASDMTRRNKRNRIEEQLERKTFAAPDTLFQVNVNLSKLTEEREKLLAVQIDKSFDYSKSQLTDDAEYLNRMNQDDNTISSTDLEDIRKNRSLLAAYRKSHPRNPENWISSARIEERANQFNRAKSLLAEGCKLCPKSEAIWLESIRMNASDKEYCKRLVTVALRLNEFSEQLWLKAIALEQHNTDKIKVTRKALIKLPLSSILWEVAVNLETSTLEKLKILKKAVELVPKDSQLWLKLIRLQSVESAVDTLKSAEEHIKKDITYWLLKCQLEEKRTTANLDTLVNIISSAIKDLHELEVNPTITEWFENAVAISTEGLYPLTAKAIITATINNLFEDASSNFQSLSKLLVNDTTLQCTLFSSFLIKYPTKYSIWKEFTNFAEDFSRKLELHETFRKILFTDSQAVKKYPVLVLMYAKDVWDWGSGSTEALSILDKALVTNSAYPEFWLAKLKILNRDGKLDEIINSFEEAESHLVECIDKLVPFYVKCLQSKGSLEIAHSTVDIALAREPNDKHLLILKAQLYRQQRDLSSAKRVLQRATDISNHDPEVCLEFSRLVMETQDWGKARSILSVSLLKNPKSDTLYEALITLELQVKDNKQVTYLIAQGLKACPHSWRLWCLNIRTLPKKSLRKTTFQDALEATKEHPMVITEIGKVFQKEHQYAKAYKWFIRASENNLQFGDPWVWLYICESCMNPVDLQINEEKTLKKLKENEPRYGILWEPAVNSYLHISNSPIDILHSIINNLHQ from the coding sequence ATGGAGACTCCCAGTTTCCTAAAACAATCTCCACCACCTGGTTACATCGCTGGTATAGGTCGTGGAGCGGTTGGCTTTTCCACCAGAGGAAgtaaagatgataaaagagTTCCTGCTAGATTGAATAGATATGGGCGAGATGCACCAGATACTTCTGTAACAAAGAATCCAAATAGATACAGATCAGCAGTTTCGAATGAATCATCGGAGAAACAGgttaaagatgaagacgaacAAGAGATGAGAGTGTACGAAAAGATCGAACAGCGACTtaagaataaaaaaattatcGACAATGAAACAAGCCTAAAGACGAAGCCAGATGATGAACCAGACAAGCTATCTTCTAAATTTGTAGATTTGAAGCGTAATTTAGCAACTCTTTCTGAGCAAGACTGGCTGGATATCCCTGACGCATCTGATATGACCAGACGAAACAAAAGGAATCGAATAGAGGAACAActtgaaaggaaaacatTCGCTGCTCCTGACACTTTGTTCCAGGTTAATGTCAACTTATCCAAGTTAACTGAAGAGAGGGAAAAGTTACTTGCTGTCCAGATAGATAAGAGTTTTGATTACAGCAAAAGTCAACTTACGGATGATGCTGAATACTTGAATAGAATGAACCAAGATGACAACACTATTTCATCTACGGATTTGGAAGACATTAGGAAAAACAGATCCCTATTAGCCGCGTATCGTAAATCCCATCCAAGAAATCCAGAAAACTGGATTTCTTCAGCAAGAATCGAAGAAAGAGCCAATCAGTTCAATCGAGCCAAAAGTTTGCTAGCGGAAGGTTGTAAACTGTGCCCTAAAAGTGAAGCTATCTGGTTAGAATCGATACGCATGAACGCATCCGATAAAGAATATTGCAAGAGGTTGGTTACAGTTGCCTTAAGGCTCAACGAGTTTAGTGAGCAGTTGTGGTTGAAGGCAATCGCCCTCGAACAACACAATACTGATAAAATTAAAGTCACTCGAAAGGCTCTAATTAAACTACCACTAAGCTCTATATTATGGGAAGTGGCGGTAAATCTTGAAACTTCCACTCTTGAAAAgctgaaaattttgaagaaagcagTTGAATTAGTGCCGAAGGATTCGCAGTTATGGTTGAAGTTGATAAGGTTACAATCAGTCGAATCTGCAGTGGACACCTTGAAATCTGCTGAAGAACATATTAAAAAAGACATCACATACTGGCTTCTCAAATGTCAActcgaagaaaaaagaacGACCGCAAATCTCGATACGTTGGTAAATATCATTTCTAGCGCAATAAAGGATCTTCATGAACTGGAAGTTAATCCAACTATTACTGAGTGGTTCGAAAATGCAGTCGCTATATCAACAGAAGGATTGTATCCATTAACAGCGAAAGCAATCATCACAGCTACCATCAATAACTTATTTGAAGACGCATCCTCAAATTTCCAAAGTCTCTCGAAGCTGTTGGTAAACGACACCACACTTCAGTGTACCTTGTTTTCCTCCTTCCTAATCAAATATCCAACAAAGTACTCTATTTGGAAGGAGTTCACCAATTTCGCCGAAGACTTTTCGCGGAAATTAGAGCTACACGAAACATTCAGGAAGATCCTCTTTACAGATTCTCAAGCGGTAAAGAAATACCCTGTCTTGGTTTTAATGTATGCGAAAGACGTTTGGGATTGGGGTTCTGGTTCCACTGAAGCGTTGTCGATTTTAGATAAAGCTCTGGTGACAAATTCGGCGTATCCTGAGTTTTGGTTGGCTAAActcaaaattttgaacaGAGATGGCAAATTGGATGAGATTATAAATTCCTTTGAAGAAGCCGAATCACACTTGGTAGAATGCATTGATAAATTAGTTCCTTTTTACGTTAAGTGTTTGCAATCTAAAGGCAGTTTGGAAATAGCTCATTCTACTGTTGATATAGCTTTGGCACGTGAACCAAACGACAAACATTTACTAATCTTGAAAGCACAGCTATACAGGCAACAAAGGGACCTTTCATCAGCGAAGCGTGTGCTACAGAGGGCTACGGATATTTCTAATCATGATCCAGAAGTGTGCTTGGAGTTCTCCAGACTGGTAATGGAAACACAAGATTGGGGCAAAGCGCGTTCAATACTCAGCGTTTCTCTACTAAAGAATCCAAAATCCGATACACTCTACGAGGCTCTCATTACATTGGAACTGCAAGTGAAAGATAACAAACAAGTAACGTACCTCATCGCTCAGGGTCTCAAAGCGTGTCCACACAGCTGGAGGCTCTGGTGTCTAAACATCAGAACCCTTCCTAAAAAATCACTACGTAAAACCACATTCCAAGATGCTCTCGAAGCTACAAAAGAGCATCCAATGGTGATAACTGAGATCGGAAAAGTGTTCCAAAAGGAACACCAATACGCGAAGGCATATAAATGGTTCATAAGAGCCTCGGAAAataatcttcaatttggGGACCCATGGGTATGGCTCTACATCTGCGAGTCGTGCATGAATCCAGTTGATTTGCaaataaatgaagaaaaaacgttaaagaaattgaaagaaaatgaacCCAGGTACGGTATACTATGGGAGCCCGCAGTAAACTCATACCTACACATATCAAACTCTCCGATTGATATTTTGCACAGCATTATCAACAATTTACACCAATAA